A genomic region of Oncorhynchus mykiss isolate Arlee chromosome 2, USDA_OmykA_1.1, whole genome shotgun sequence contains the following coding sequences:
- the LOC110538681 gene encoding B-cell receptor CD22 isoform X2: MHCQYILQLSLLTLLSLPGTLAQTWSVWYRDRDRITVICASKGSSVVFDCIYSYPANQRVGRKIWFTPRGDTKQDGSQLGDGVFNTSGLTNKSRYSGRTEFYDQDNNCTLKLNNVTEDDSGRFFFRFEANTSNQPPQGFTGSWGVDLTIPVLSLKLNENGPVKERDHVTLACTSTCNPPQMEFLWFKDGRPLPGVSGVHGGQYRLGPLSPNDTGSYSCGLGKGTSTPILLDVRYAPRNVSVKVSPSHEVVEGSRLTLTCSNNANPAAETYTWFQRTGTLTSLRLGMGKEHTFHEIDSDDSGLYFCMAQNAVGSQNSTEQEVKVIESAHLMVVLAAFGALFLVTAVIVVLFIYIKRWKLNTAEKKLPTKPVPQLQKATLSRPEDIYENMKWSAKPITDPDDMNYAELNFRPAPSPR; the protein is encoded by the exons ATGCACTGTCAATATATTCTACAGTTATCTCTGTTAACTCTACTCTCCCTGCCAG GCACACTGGCACAGACCTGGTCTGTCTGGTACCGTGACAGGGACAGGATTACTGTTATCTGTGCATCAAAAGGCTCATCAGTGGTATTTGACTGTATATACAGCTACCCAGCTAACCAGAGAGTTGGAAGAAAGATATGGTTCACTCCGAGAGGCGATACAAAACAAGATGGCTCACAGCTAGGAGATGGAGTGTTTAACACATCTGGACTGACTAATAAATCAAGATACAGTGGAAGAACAGAGTTTTATGACCAAGACAATAACTGCACACTGAAACTCAACAATGTGACTGAAGATGACAGTGGCAGATTCTTCTTCAGATTTGAGGCAAATACAAGTAATCAGCCCCCTCAGGGATTTACAGGATCGTGGGGTGTGGACCTGACAATACCAG TCTTATCCCTAAAGTTAAATGAAAATGGCCCCGTTAAGGAGCGAGACCACGTCACCTTGGCCTGCACCTCCACCTGTAACCCTCCTCAAATGGAGTTCCTCTGGTTTAAAGATGGCCGCCCACTTCCTGGTGTCTCTGGTGTCCATGGTGGGCAGTATCGCCTAGGTCCACTTTCCCCTAATGACACTGGGAGCTACTCCTGTGGTCTGGGGAAAGGCACATCTACACCAATACTGCTGGATGTGAGAT ATGCTCCAAGGAACGTTTCTGTTAAGGTCAGCCCGAGCCACGAGGTAGTGGAAGGCAGTCGTCTGACTCTGACCTGCAGCAATAACGCCAACCCTGCAGCAGAGACCTACACCTGGTTTCAGAGGACAGGAACGCTAACTTCACTAAGATTAGGGATGGGGAAAGAACACACCTTCCATGAAATAGATTCTGATGACAGTGGACTGTACTTCTGTATGGCCCAGAATGCCGTTGGATCACAGAACTCTACCGAACAGGAGGTGAAAGTTATAG AATCAGCCCATTTAATGGTGGTCCTGGCAGCATTTGGGGCTCTCTTCCTTGTCACAGCAGTGATTGTGGTGCTCTTCATTTACATAAAAAG ATGGAAGTTGAATACGGCCGAGAAGAAGCTTCCAACCAAACCAGTCCCCCAG TTACAGAAAGCAACCTTGTCTAGACCAGAGGACATCTATGAAAACATGAAATGGTCAGCCAAGCCGATCACTGATCCTGATGACATGAACTACGCAGAGCTCAATTTCAGGCCTGCTCCTTCACCCAGGTAG
- the LOC110538681 gene encoding B-cell receptor CD22 isoform X3, translating to MHCQYILQLSLLTLLSLPGTLAQTWSVWYRDRDRITVICASKGSSVVFDCIYSYPANQRVGRKIWFTPRGDTKQDGSQLGDGVFNTSGLTNKSRYSGRTEFYDQDNNCTLKLNNVTEDDSGRFFFRFEANTSNQPPQGFTGSWGVDLTIPVLSLKLNENGPVKERDHVTLACTSTCNPPQMEFLWFKDGRPLPGVSGVHGGQYRLGPLSPNDTGSYSCGLGKGTSTPILLDVRYAPRNVSVKVSPSHEVVEGSRLTLTCSNNANPAAETYTWFQRTGTLTSLRLGMGKEHTFHEIDSDDSGLYFCMAQNAVGSQNSTEQEVKVIESAHLMVVLAAFGALFLVTAVIVVLFIYIKRWKLNTAEKKLPTKPVPQLQKATLSRPEDIYENMKWSAKPITDPDDMNYAELNFRPAPSPRMQRK from the exons ATGCACTGTCAATATATTCTACAGTTATCTCTGTTAACTCTACTCTCCCTGCCAG GCACACTGGCACAGACCTGGTCTGTCTGGTACCGTGACAGGGACAGGATTACTGTTATCTGTGCATCAAAAGGCTCATCAGTGGTATTTGACTGTATATACAGCTACCCAGCTAACCAGAGAGTTGGAAGAAAGATATGGTTCACTCCGAGAGGCGATACAAAACAAGATGGCTCACAGCTAGGAGATGGAGTGTTTAACACATCTGGACTGACTAATAAATCAAGATACAGTGGAAGAACAGAGTTTTATGACCAAGACAATAACTGCACACTGAAACTCAACAATGTGACTGAAGATGACAGTGGCAGATTCTTCTTCAGATTTGAGGCAAATACAAGTAATCAGCCCCCTCAGGGATTTACAGGATCGTGGGGTGTGGACCTGACAATACCAG TCTTATCCCTAAAGTTAAATGAAAATGGCCCCGTTAAGGAGCGAGACCACGTCACCTTGGCCTGCACCTCCACCTGTAACCCTCCTCAAATGGAGTTCCTCTGGTTTAAAGATGGCCGCCCACTTCCTGGTGTCTCTGGTGTCCATGGTGGGCAGTATCGCCTAGGTCCACTTTCCCCTAATGACACTGGGAGCTACTCCTGTGGTCTGGGGAAAGGCACATCTACACCAATACTGCTGGATGTGAGAT ATGCTCCAAGGAACGTTTCTGTTAAGGTCAGCCCGAGCCACGAGGTAGTGGAAGGCAGTCGTCTGACTCTGACCTGCAGCAATAACGCCAACCCTGCAGCAGAGACCTACACCTGGTTTCAGAGGACAGGAACGCTAACTTCACTAAGATTAGGGATGGGGAAAGAACACACCTTCCATGAAATAGATTCTGATGACAGTGGACTGTACTTCTGTATGGCCCAGAATGCCGTTGGATCACAGAACTCTACCGAACAGGAGGTGAAAGTTATAG AATCAGCCCATTTAATGGTGGTCCTGGCAGCATTTGGGGCTCTCTTCCTTGTCACAGCAGTGATTGTGGTGCTCTTCATTTACATAAAAAG ATGGAAGTTGAATACGGCCGAGAAGAAGCTTCCAACCAAACCAGTCCCCCAG TTACAGAAAGCAACCTTGTCTAGACCAGAGGACATCTATGAAAACATGAAATGGTCAGCCAAGCCGATCACTGATCCTGATGACATGAACTACGCAGAGCTCAATTTCAGGCCTGCTCCTTCACCCAG GATGCAGCGGAAATAA
- the LOC110538681 gene encoding B-cell receptor CD22 isoform X1 → MHCQYILQLSLLTLLSLPGTLAQTWSVWYRDRDRITVICASKGSSVVFDCIYSYPANQRVGRKIWFTPRGDTKQDGSQLGDGVFNTSGLTNKSRYSGRTEFYDQDNNCTLKLNNVTEDDSGRFFFRFEANTSNQPPQGFTGSWGVDLTIPVLSLKLNENGPVKERDHVTLACTSTCNPPQMEFLWFKDGRPLPGVSGVHGGQYRLGPLSPNDTGSYSCGLGKGTSTPILLDVRYAPRNVSVKVSPSHEVVEGSRLTLTCSNNANPAAETYTWFQRTGTLTSLRLGMGKEHTFHEIDSDDSGLYFCMAQNAVGSQNSTEQEVKVIESAHLMVVLAAFGALFLVTAVIVVLFIYIKRWKLNTAEKKLPTKPVPQKATLSRPEDIYENMKWSAKPITDPDDMNYAELNFRPAPSPRMQRK, encoded by the exons ATGCACTGTCAATATATTCTACAGTTATCTCTGTTAACTCTACTCTCCCTGCCAG GCACACTGGCACAGACCTGGTCTGTCTGGTACCGTGACAGGGACAGGATTACTGTTATCTGTGCATCAAAAGGCTCATCAGTGGTATTTGACTGTATATACAGCTACCCAGCTAACCAGAGAGTTGGAAGAAAGATATGGTTCACTCCGAGAGGCGATACAAAACAAGATGGCTCACAGCTAGGAGATGGAGTGTTTAACACATCTGGACTGACTAATAAATCAAGATACAGTGGAAGAACAGAGTTTTATGACCAAGACAATAACTGCACACTGAAACTCAACAATGTGACTGAAGATGACAGTGGCAGATTCTTCTTCAGATTTGAGGCAAATACAAGTAATCAGCCCCCTCAGGGATTTACAGGATCGTGGGGTGTGGACCTGACAATACCAG TCTTATCCCTAAAGTTAAATGAAAATGGCCCCGTTAAGGAGCGAGACCACGTCACCTTGGCCTGCACCTCCACCTGTAACCCTCCTCAAATGGAGTTCCTCTGGTTTAAAGATGGCCGCCCACTTCCTGGTGTCTCTGGTGTCCATGGTGGGCAGTATCGCCTAGGTCCACTTTCCCCTAATGACACTGGGAGCTACTCCTGTGGTCTGGGGAAAGGCACATCTACACCAATACTGCTGGATGTGAGAT ATGCTCCAAGGAACGTTTCTGTTAAGGTCAGCCCGAGCCACGAGGTAGTGGAAGGCAGTCGTCTGACTCTGACCTGCAGCAATAACGCCAACCCTGCAGCAGAGACCTACACCTGGTTTCAGAGGACAGGAACGCTAACTTCACTAAGATTAGGGATGGGGAAAGAACACACCTTCCATGAAATAGATTCTGATGACAGTGGACTGTACTTCTGTATGGCCCAGAATGCCGTTGGATCACAGAACTCTACCGAACAGGAGGTGAAAGTTATAG AATCAGCCCATTTAATGGTGGTCCTGGCAGCATTTGGGGCTCTCTTCCTTGTCACAGCAGTGATTGTGGTGCTCTTCATTTACATAAAAAG ATGGAAGTTGAATACGGCCGAGAAGAAGCTTCCAACCAAACCAGTCCCCCAG AAAGCAACCTTGTCTAGACCAGAGGACATCTATGAAAACATGAAATGGTCAGCCAAGCCGATCACTGATCCTGATGACATGAACTACGCAGAGCTCAATTTCAGGCCTGCTCCTTCACCCAG GATGCAGCGGAAATAA